One genomic region from Sphingobacterium sp. UGAL515B_05 encodes:
- a CDS encoding glycoside hydrolase family 97 protein: MFRSILITLFISCAIIVQGQKLRLESPNKVLSAEVHLASGNNTIHLSSASQTLTDIRILDFDWTENIVQGDWQLIKSDKRTVNRKWKPLFGERNTIKDNYNEIELQLQSSGNHKKMRLYVRLYDEGIALKYGFDKNDFSGLTIKSESTAFHFSSDATTWVAGAAQSAYTKTTLSQLKGEFERPLVVNPAPKLFMAIGEAALVDFARMKFTYQADAKSYIVQSALSGPVALDKAAYESPWRYVMVGKTAGELVENNYFVLNLNKPNEITDSSWIKPGKVLREVTLTTAGGGAAVDFAARNQIDYVEFDAGWYGPEESTASDASRVNVDPARSKGPLDLQSIIDYARKKNIGILLYVNKKALETQLDQILPIYQKWGVKGLKFGFVNVGSQQATAWLHEAIRKAAQYKLMVDVHDEYRPTGYSRTFPNLITQEGIRGDEESPSSEQSLITMFTRAIAGAGDYTNCYHAVRVTTKMGGKAAQMAKAVMLYSPWQFIYWYDRPADAPHKAGGAGGEHETLIDESENAVAFYRSLPVTWDETKVLKSDIGECGIIARRSGNRWYIAMLGAKVKQDIKIDLSFLGTPDCFKAQLWSQDEQGLAKNTVDRKEFGLTSKVFTTTLEPNAGAVLILDKIK, from the coding sequence ATGTTTAGATCGATTTTAATAACCTTATTTATATCCTGTGCTATAATTGTGCAAGGTCAAAAATTAAGATTGGAAAGTCCGAATAAGGTGCTGTCGGCCGAGGTCCACCTTGCTTCGGGTAACAATACGATACATTTATCTTCAGCCTCCCAAACGTTGACGGACATCAGGATCTTGGATTTTGACTGGACCGAAAATATAGTCCAAGGTGACTGGCAGCTGATAAAGAGCGATAAACGGACAGTAAACCGTAAATGGAAGCCTCTTTTTGGCGAGCGTAACACTATCAAAGACAACTATAATGAAATTGAGTTACAATTACAGTCCAGCGGAAATCATAAAAAAATGCGTCTCTATGTGAGGCTTTACGATGAAGGAATCGCGTTAAAATATGGATTTGACAAAAATGACTTTTCTGGATTAACCATCAAATCCGAATCTACGGCTTTCCATTTTAGTAGCGATGCTACAACCTGGGTCGCGGGAGCGGCACAAAGTGCTTATACAAAAACAACCTTGAGCCAGCTGAAGGGTGAGTTTGAAAGACCTTTGGTGGTTAATCCCGCGCCGAAATTATTTATGGCGATTGGTGAGGCTGCTTTGGTTGATTTTGCACGCATGAAGTTTACTTATCAGGCTGACGCGAAAAGTTATATCGTTCAATCTGCATTGTCTGGCCCCGTAGCGCTTGATAAAGCAGCCTACGAAAGTCCGTGGCGCTATGTAATGGTTGGAAAAACAGCGGGAGAATTGGTCGAGAATAACTATTTCGTCCTCAATTTAAATAAGCCGAATGAGATAACGGATAGCTCCTGGATAAAACCAGGTAAAGTATTACGTGAAGTGACATTAACGACAGCTGGGGGGGGTGCTGCGGTGGACTTCGCAGCACGTAACCAGATTGACTATGTCGAGTTCGATGCGGGATGGTATGGCCCTGAAGAGTCTACGGCTTCGGATGCGTCTCGTGTAAATGTCGATCCAGCACGTTCCAAAGGTCCATTGGATTTACAATCGATAATTGATTATGCGCGTAAGAAAAATATAGGCATCTTACTTTATGTCAATAAAAAAGCTTTGGAAACACAATTGGATCAGATCTTACCGATCTATCAGAAATGGGGTGTCAAGGGACTTAAATTTGGTTTTGTCAATGTCGGTAGTCAACAGGCTACAGCCTGGTTACACGAAGCGATCCGTAAGGCCGCCCAATATAAGTTAATGGTAGATGTACACGATGAATACCGACCTACCGGATATTCACGGACTTTTCCCAATCTCATTACGCAAGAAGGCATCCGTGGCGATGAAGAATCACCGAGTTCTGAACAAAGTCTGATTACGATGTTTACACGTGCTATTGCGGGCGCTGGTGACTATACCAACTGTTACCATGCTGTTCGCGTAACGACCAAAATGGGGGGAAAGGCTGCCCAAATGGCTAAAGCGGTGATGTTGTATAGTCCATGGCAATTTATCTATTGGTACGATCGCCCTGCAGATGCGCCACATAAGGCGGGTGGAGCCGGAGGAGAGCACGAAACGCTGATCGATGAATCCGAAAACGCAGTAGCGTTCTATCGTAGCCTTCCTGTCACATGGGATGAAACTAAAGTGCTCAAATCGGACATTGGTGAATGTGGAATTATTGCACGTCGCTCGGGTAATCGCTGGTATATTGCGATGCTCGGAGCAAAGGTAAAACAGGATATCAAAATTGATCTTTCCTTTCTTGGAACACCTGATTGTTTCAAAGCGCAGTTGTGGAGCCAAGATGAGCAGGGATTGGCTAAAAATACGGTCGATAGGAAAGAATTTGGACTTACATCCAAAGTTTTTACCACAACATTGGAGCCCAATGCCGGTGCAGTATTGATCTTGGATAAAATAAAATAA
- a CDS encoding TlpA disulfide reductase family protein — protein MKKISLFKQTRSLSQLVTIPVIAILSLQLAQANHFSSLQDSTGNYTVSGKLKDYDSGWIYLRHGEGLKQGQQIDSTKIIHGEFTFNGKVSGIEPFMLGVHFKDNKGNILPSRQYQGPFILSPGKLYGEGKFESPNFWTFSGTKEQDEYNSYKSKLHVLFERSQQIKRKKNNLKKTERKLSDQLNAELVSIENEINDAIRMHVSQNSSSQVAAYIAKSNLANTDPLISRAIYELLDSTIKESKYGKELLQFVLLKEPTGIGHTAPPFNLPDHSGQLHALSNYRGSYVLIDFWASWCGPCRLENPNLVKVQHNYAPKGLKIISISVDTDMHAWQKAVSEDKLSWLQLSDLKGIKSETGKKYGITHVPMNFLLDKEGKIIGRNLKGNELWEKLKEVL, from the coding sequence ATGAAGAAAATAAGCCTATTCAAACAAACAAGGTCACTGTCTCAACTAGTAACAATTCCAGTGATCGCAATACTGTCTCTCCAATTGGCACAAGCTAATCATTTCTCATCATTACAAGACTCCACTGGAAATTACACTGTATCGGGGAAATTAAAGGACTACGACAGTGGCTGGATCTACCTCCGACATGGTGAGGGGTTAAAACAGGGACAGCAAATTGACTCTACCAAAATTATTCATGGAGAATTCACATTTAATGGAAAAGTCAGTGGTATTGAACCCTTTATGTTGGGGGTTCATTTCAAAGATAATAAAGGCAATATACTTCCATCGAGGCAATATCAAGGGCCATTTATACTATCGCCTGGAAAACTCTATGGGGAAGGTAAATTTGAATCACCCAATTTTTGGACTTTTTCGGGCACAAAAGAGCAGGATGAATACAACAGTTATAAATCCAAACTGCACGTCCTCTTTGAGAGATCACAGCAAATCAAAAGAAAAAAGAATAATTTAAAAAAGACCGAAAGGAAATTAAGTGATCAACTAAATGCAGAATTAGTATCCATTGAAAATGAAATTAATGATGCTATTCGGATGCATGTCAGCCAGAATTCGTCTTCACAAGTTGCTGCTTACATCGCAAAGTCAAATCTAGCCAATACAGATCCCCTTATCAGCCGAGCCATATATGAACTTCTCGACAGTACTATCAAAGAATCAAAATATGGGAAAGAGCTACTGCAGTTTGTTTTGTTAAAGGAACCCACTGGAATAGGGCATACTGCGCCGCCATTTAATTTACCAGACCACAGCGGACAGTTACATGCATTGTCAAACTATCGGGGATCGTATGTACTTATCGATTTTTGGGCGAGCTGGTGCGGTCCTTGTCGGCTCGAAAATCCGAATTTAGTCAAGGTCCAGCATAACTATGCTCCTAAAGGTTTAAAAATCATCAGCATCTCTGTAGACACCGATATGCATGCCTGGCAGAAAGCAGTCTCGGAAGATAAACTTTCCTGGTTACAACTTTCAGACCTCAAAGGAATAAAAAGTGAAACAGGAAAAAAATACGGAATAACACATGTTCCGATGAATTTTTTACTGGATAAGGAGGGTAAGATTATTGGGCGGAATCTAAAAGGAAACGAATTATGGGAGAAATTAAAGGAAGTTCTCTAA
- a CDS encoding RNA polymerase sigma-70 factor: MKQVAQHFDQLFKEYHQQSFLFAKSFVHIDAVAEDITADSLLATWERMQVETLLSPKCFLLRVIKNKALDYLKHQRIHRQLIEPLDNCDERELQLRIDGLNELNEGRIFFKEIQKITAQTLEQMPTKTREVFELSRHQYISGKEIAQQMGISVKGVEYHITKALKVLTVNLKDYTVAS; the protein is encoded by the coding sequence ATGAAACAGGTAGCACAGCATTTTGATCAATTATTTAAAGAATATCATCAGCAATCCTTTTTGTTTGCGAAATCTTTTGTCCATATTGATGCCGTGGCAGAGGATATTACTGCTGATTCCTTACTGGCGACCTGGGAACGGATGCAGGTGGAGACCTTACTCTCTCCAAAATGTTTTTTATTGCGTGTTATTAAAAATAAGGCCTTAGATTATTTGAAACACCAACGCATTCATCGCCAACTGATAGAACCGTTGGACAATTGTGATGAAAGAGAACTTCAACTGCGTATTGATGGCTTGAATGAATTAAATGAGGGCCGTATTTTCTTCAAAGAAATCCAGAAAATTACAGCTCAAACTTTAGAGCAGATGCCTACAAAAACAAGGGAGGTGTTTGAACTGAGCCGTCATCAATACATCAGTGGTAAAGAGATAGCTCAACAAATGGGGATTTCCGTAAAAGGGGTGGAATATCATATTACAAAGGCACTTAAAGTCCTAACTGTAAATTTGAAGGATTATACGGTTGCTTCTTAG
- a CDS encoding aldo/keto reductase encodes MYNLGIDKVILGTAGLGGVWGKVDPEESVQTILEALSHGIGALDAAPAYGDAESIVGQALELWTGERPVISTKVGRLKSYVATEAKYDYSIAGMQRSVDESLRTLGVSTVDVLFLHEPAVLTVNNAERVVSAIEHFKEKGFAKKIGIGGNPPDWFLPFLEEGRFDILMEYNKLNACRVDALQNSIPRCQQTQTEYYAASPLNMGLLGCKFQEFSRCIPDWLDVGTVEQARRIQAIAERNNLPLEVLALRFLLNLNVEFKLVLGAANRQQLQNSLGAINQGKLPVKIYKEILQTFNDNK; translated from the coding sequence ATGTATAATTTAGGAATCGATAAAGTAATATTAGGTACAGCGGGACTGGGTGGTGTATGGGGGAAAGTAGATCCTGAAGAATCTGTGCAGACTATTCTTGAGGCCTTATCTCATGGCATAGGTGCTTTGGATGCAGCTCCGGCTTATGGAGATGCGGAGTCCATTGTCGGTCAGGCTCTAGAGCTGTGGACCGGTGAAAGGCCTGTAATTAGCACAAAAGTTGGTCGATTAAAAAGTTATGTCGCTACCGAAGCAAAATATGATTACTCGATTGCTGGTATGCAACGTAGCGTCGACGAGAGCTTAAGGACACTTGGGGTATCAACTGTTGATGTACTTTTTTTACATGAACCTGCTGTACTAACTGTAAATAACGCTGAAAGGGTAGTTTCAGCCATAGAGCATTTTAAAGAAAAGGGATTTGCCAAAAAAATTGGCATTGGCGGAAATCCCCCCGATTGGTTCCTGCCATTTTTGGAAGAAGGTCGATTTGATATTCTGATGGAGTACAATAAGCTGAATGCTTGTCGTGTAGATGCGCTCCAAAATAGTATACCGAGATGCCAGCAGACCCAAACGGAATACTATGCGGCGAGCCCACTGAATATGGGACTTTTAGGCTGTAAGTTTCAAGAGTTTTCACGGTGCATACCTGATTGGCTCGACGTTGGAACGGTTGAACAGGCACGACGAATTCAGGCTATTGCAGAACGGAATAACTTACCATTGGAAGTGCTCGCATTACGGTTTCTATTGAATTTGAATGTCGAATTTAAATTAGTCCTGGGAGCTGCTAACAGGCAACAACTGCAGAATTCTTTAGGCGCAATCAATCAGGGCAAATTGCCAGTCAAAATTTATAAAGAAATCCTTCAAACGTTTAATGATAATAAATGA
- a CDS encoding enolase C-terminal domain-like protein codes for MNKIDQEIFNIQKVSIRVLEPVANITPFQDATMGPFSSFGISVIRIEDAEGFVGEAPVYNSYTNILETCIFPILFHCEGLTYAEFFPKLYWSIRNEGFKGAASALLGQVDMALYDLAARRRNLPLYRYIGGNRNSVKIYGSGGGTNYTLQELDKEVALFLDAGVDCYKMKIGKEFGTNVAADIERVKHVRKLAGKDMQIAVDVNQIWSCEDVFRFLDAIGEDELAWLEEPIHSAAYDQIEELCKRTSVPVAYGESERTSKIFPMLANCGVKHLQPVPTQFGGIKEWMEVRDLCTNRNLQLSSGGYSLYSSFLMTTANETGMIEYLYSLMYGLEKYFLIRPSLENGQFHLPESDGLPVRIDWEYCLKENKVVREQVWLKQDVPGYNPLVSM; via the coding sequence ATGAATAAAATAGATCAGGAGATTTTTAATATCCAAAAAGTCAGTATTCGAGTTTTGGAACCTGTAGCTAACATAACTCCTTTTCAGGATGCAACAATGGGACCATTTTCAAGTTTTGGCATATCCGTTATTCGCATTGAAGATGCTGAGGGATTTGTCGGCGAAGCACCTGTTTATAATAGTTATACCAATATCTTGGAAACCTGTATATTCCCCATATTGTTTCATTGTGAAGGTTTAACCTATGCAGAATTTTTTCCTAAGCTATATTGGTCTATTCGAAATGAAGGATTCAAAGGTGCGGCGTCGGCGCTACTGGGACAGGTCGATATGGCTTTATATGATTTGGCAGCCAGGCGCCGCAATCTACCATTATATCGTTATATCGGAGGCAATCGGAATAGTGTAAAAATCTATGGAAGCGGTGGTGGAACCAATTATACATTGCAGGAACTGGATAAGGAAGTTGCGCTTTTCCTGGATGCTGGAGTAGATTGCTATAAGATGAAGATTGGGAAGGAATTCGGTACAAATGTGGCTGCTGATATTGAACGTGTAAAACATGTACGCAAACTGGCGGGAAAAGATATGCAGATCGCCGTGGATGTCAACCAGATCTGGTCTTGTGAGGATGTATTTAGATTTTTAGATGCCATTGGTGAAGATGAATTGGCCTGGCTCGAAGAACCGATACATTCTGCGGCCTATGATCAGATTGAGGAGCTTTGCAAGCGTACTTCTGTTCCTGTAGCTTATGGCGAATCTGAGCGGACCTCTAAAATATTTCCTATGTTGGCCAACTGTGGAGTAAAACACTTACAGCCTGTTCCGACACAGTTCGGTGGAATAAAGGAATGGATGGAAGTCCGGGATTTATGTACAAATCGCAATTTGCAACTTTCTTCTGGTGGTTATTCCTTATATTCGAGCTTTTTAATGACTACAGCTAACGAAACTGGCATGATAGAATACCTGTATTCACTGATGTATGGCTTGGAAAAGTATTTTTTAATTCGCCCATCATTGGAAAACGGGCAGTTCCATTTACCAGAATCGGATGGATTGCCTGTACGTATCGATTGGGAATATTGCCTGAAGGAGAATAAGGTGGTAAGGGAGCAGGTCTGGTTAAAGCAGGATGTCCCAGGATATAATCCATTGGTTAGTATGTAA
- a CDS encoding sodium:solute symporter family transporter: MNLSFNYIDYLVLTIYALVLLYVGFRFSRREKNQQDIFLGGRSLKWWQIGFSIFGANAGPTMLIGFASIGFSHGIVASNFELLAWIFLMLLAMVFLPYYLKTKISTIPQFLLIRFGKRSYNFLIVYSLISILVVWLGSALYAGGLLISGIFGCQLFTAIVIIGVIATSFTAIGGLKAVVRTGVFQSIIIIVSSIILTFLGFQKIGHLDTLISQTPASYWKLFLPASNPEYSWVGIVLGYPVVAIYYWCADQTIVQKVLAAKDLKEGQYGALFIGALKIIMPIIFILPGIMCFVLFKDTAPDNAYITMIKQLMPHGLLGLSIAALIASLVDTVSSSLNSFCTVFTLDVVPQFKVLDNNQQRRMGKWVTVIVALVGIGIAMLFSYSGKGFFDLTQGLVSILAPPLAVVFLWGVVWRGINGKAAEAVLYGGGLICLILGVCHVLNYPYRGFWPHFLMLSFYIFVALSVIIVLVSFLTKSNANSQLPTLFDGSNAKEAGQSRSVWLTWVGLAFVMILIYIYFN; this comes from the coding sequence ATGAATTTATCATTTAATTATATTGATTATCTAGTTTTAACAATATATGCTTTAGTTCTTTTGTATGTGGGGTTTCGTTTTTCAAGAAGAGAGAAAAATCAACAGGATATATTTCTGGGCGGGCGTTCGTTAAAATGGTGGCAGATTGGATTTTCTATCTTTGGAGCTAATGCCGGACCAACGATGTTAATTGGCTTTGCCAGCATTGGATTTTCCCATGGAATTGTCGCAAGTAATTTCGAATTATTGGCTTGGATCTTTCTGATGTTATTGGCCATGGTATTCTTGCCTTATTATCTAAAAACCAAGATTAGTACAATACCACAGTTTCTGTTGATCCGTTTTGGTAAAAGGTCTTATAATTTTCTGATCGTCTATAGCCTGATTTCCATTTTAGTCGTTTGGCTGGGCAGTGCCCTATATGCTGGCGGTTTGCTTATCTCAGGTATTTTCGGCTGTCAGTTGTTTACAGCAATCGTCATTATTGGTGTCATCGCAACAAGTTTTACTGCGATAGGGGGATTGAAAGCTGTTGTCCGTACTGGCGTTTTCCAGTCCATTATTATTATTGTATCGTCTATCATTTTGACCTTCCTTGGTTTTCAGAAGATTGGACATCTGGATACGTTGATCAGTCAAACTCCAGCATCCTATTGGAAATTATTTTTACCAGCATCAAATCCCGAATACTCATGGGTTGGGATCGTGTTAGGCTATCCTGTCGTAGCCATATATTATTGGTGCGCTGATCAGACGATCGTACAGAAAGTTTTAGCTGCGAAAGACTTAAAAGAGGGACAGTATGGAGCTCTATTTATCGGTGCACTTAAGATTATCATGCCGATTATATTTATTTTGCCTGGTATCATGTGTTTTGTATTATTCAAAGATACCGCGCCGGATAACGCCTATATAACTATGATCAAACAATTGATGCCGCATGGTCTTTTGGGATTGAGTATTGCAGCGCTGATTGCGTCTTTAGTAGATACGGTATCATCAAGCTTGAATTCATTTTGTACCGTGTTTACGTTGGATGTTGTACCGCAATTTAAAGTGTTGGATAATAATCAGCAGCGGCGTATGGGGAAATGGGTAACTGTTATAGTTGCGTTGGTTGGAATCGGCATAGCGATGCTATTTTCTTATTCCGGAAAAGGTTTTTTTGACCTAACACAAGGTTTGGTTTCCATTTTAGCACCACCATTGGCAGTTGTTTTCCTGTGGGGAGTAGTCTGGCGTGGAATTAATGGGAAAGCAGCCGAAGCTGTCTTATATGGAGGTGGTCTAATTTGTTTAATACTAGGCGTTTGTCATGTCTTAAATTATCCTTACCGAGGCTTTTGGCCGCATTTTCTGATGCTATCTTTTTATATTTTTGTAGCTTTGAGTGTGATCATTGTGCTGGTCTCTTTCTTGACCAAATCCAATGCAAATTCGCAGCTGCCGACCTTATTTGATGGATCGAATGCAAAAGAGGCTGGTCAATCCCGTTCAGTTTGGTTGACTTGGGTTGGACTGGCCTTCGTCATGATCCTGATTTATATTTATTTTAACTGA
- a CDS encoding L-rhamnose mutarotase, producing the protein MAFTMCKGEGPKSTIPKYEEHVFVVNIVDNPEKLKEYLTYHSHVWPEVEAGFKKAGYERIALYRFDKLIVMTVSVPAGANLDQMGKLAESYSPKCAEWNALMNTYQQGVSGTEAGQKWAETKLFYQFKRR; encoded by the coding sequence ATGGCATTTACTATGTGCAAAGGGGAGGGGCCAAAATCGACTATACCGAAATACGAAGAGCATGTCTTTGTGGTTAATATTGTCGACAATCCAGAAAAATTAAAGGAATACCTGACTTACCATAGTCATGTTTGGCCAGAAGTGGAGGCAGGTTTTAAGAAAGCAGGCTATGAACGGATCGCATTATATCGTTTCGATAAGCTGATTGTCATGACAGTTAGCGTCCCTGCGGGGGCTAACCTTGATCAGATGGGGAAGCTTGCCGAATCCTACAGTCCGAAATGCGCCGAATGGAACGCGTTGATGAATACCTATCAACAAGGTGTCAGCGGTACCGAAGCAGGACAAAAATGGGCTGAAACGAAACTTTTTTACCAATTTAAACGCAGATAG